The Maridesulfovibrio bastinii DSM 16055 genomic interval CTGGTTACGGATTCCCCGGCTGTCGCGGCAGGTGTAATCTCCGAGTAATTGTTTGTTTTGATTACTTATAATTATATTTATTAAAAATAAGTTCTCCCTCCAATAGATGCCCCCGTTGCGATTCGTTGCTTCGGGGGCGTCCTTTTATGAACATTTAAAACTTTTATGCTTTTTAAGTAGAATAGGTTATTCTTAAACCAATAAGTCTGACGGTTGTAGGATAGATTTAGTTTTTGGGATAATCCGGTAACAAAATTTGTATATTTATAGTTTATCTTTTTTATGAGAATAATAATTTTAATACGTTATACGGGATATTGAGAATTGAAGCTTAAATTTTTTTTAAAGCAGCTCTGGCATGGGTTTCAGGTATCCTGAATATGAATAGTGATACTGTTTTTTAACAGCTTAATTCAGGCAGAGAGGATAGACTGGTATGGATAGAATTAAAAATATCGCAGTGGTAGCTCATGACAATTGTAAAAATGAGCTTCTTGATTTCATTGATTGCAATCGTGAGACAATTATTAAACATAACCTTGTCGCGACCGGAACGACAGGAAGACTGGTTGAAAATCTGCTTTCAGCTGATAATTGTGAAGGAGAAGAATGTAAAAAAGTTCTGCGTTTGAAATCAGGACCTCTGGGTGGTGATCAGCAGCTCGGAGCCTTAATTTCAGACGGCAAAGTCGACGTGCTGTTTTTCTTCTGGGACCCGATGGAGCCGCAGCCTCATGATGTTGATGTAAAAGCTCTGCTGCGATTAGCTGTGTTGTATAATATCCCTACGGCCAGCAATCGTTCATCGGCCGAGTTTTTAATTTCATCACCATATTTTGATAAAGGTTTTGAAATTAAAAAGGGCAGGTTTTTCGAATACGCAAACCGCAAAATGCAAAAATAAAATCTATCAGAATTTGTTTTAAATTTTGAATGCTGTCTGGAAGTGTATTTTTAGCCTCGTTCATGATCATGAAATATCTGATCTGTCACTATGATTAATCAAGAGGGTGTTAATTCCTTTCGGAAACGAAATTTTTTTGTTAATTAGAACTACTGTTTTTTAAAAATGAAAACATTTTTTTCATTTTTCGATAGATGGCCTGGTGTACATTAATTTTTTCATGGAGGTCTTTTTTGTAATGAAAAAGTTGATCAACAACGTTGACGATGTGGTTAAGGAACAGCTTGAAGGTATGGAGATTGCTCACCCTGAGCTGACAGTCAGGTATGAGCCGGATTTCATTTACAGATCTGACGCTCCAGTAAAAGGCAAAGTAGCCATTGTTTCCGGCGGAGGTTCCGGCCACGAGCCTATGCACGGAGGATTTGTCGGAAAAGGTATGCTTGACGGTGCATGCCCCGGAGCTGTGTTTACTTCTCCGACTCCTGATCAGATGTACGAATGCGCCAAGGCCGTTGACAGCGGTGAAGGGGTTCTCTTCATCGTAAAGAACTATACCGGTGACGTTATGAATTTTGAAGCTGCTTCTGAAATGGTGGCAGCAGAAGGAATAAAAGTTCAGAACATTCTTATAGATGATGACGTTGCAGTTAAAGACAGCCTCTACACAGCCGGAAGGCGTGGTGTCGGCAACACAGTTCTCGCCGAAAAGATTGTCGGTGCTGCGGCTGATGCTGGCTATGACCTCGAAAAATGCTCTGACCTCTGCCGCAAAGTTAACCAGAACGGACGTTCATTTGGTGTCGCCCTTACTTCATGCACCGTTCCTGCTGCCGGAAAACCAACTTTTGAACTTGCCGAAGACGAAGTTGAAATGGGTATTGGAATTCATGGTGAACCGGGAATGCACAGGATGCCGATCAAACCCGTTGATGAACTGACAAAGTATGCAGCGGAACAGATTATTGACGATCCCGCATACACTCGCACCGTTCGCGAATGGGAAGGCAGTGACTGGTATGATAAAGAAATAACCGATGCCCCGTTTGCAGAAGGTGATGAAGTTATTGCTTTTGTAAACAGCATGGGTGGAACACCTCTCTCTGAGCTTTATATAATTTTCAGGGAGCTTGATGCTGTGTGCAAAAAGAAAGGTATTAAAATTGTCCGTAACCTGATCGGACCTTATATTACCTCCCTTGAAATGCAGGGATTTTCAATAACCCTGTGCAAAGCTGATGAAGAAATTTTGAAATTCTGGGATGCTCCCGTTAAAACTCCGAGCCTTACCTGGTAGGACGGGCTTCATTCACCAAATCAATCAGCGCAGGTATGGAGTTTCCGTCTTCATACCTGCGTTATTTTTTTGGAAAGTTGACCATTACCGGCTCGGGGTTCATAATCCGGGCAGGAAAATGAAAGTACTCACATTTTAATCATATCTGAATATTTCTGGAGGATGTAAATGCCCATAAGCAAAGCACAGCTTATATCGTGGATCAGTAAACTTGCAGAAGTTTATGCTGAGAAAAAAGAATATCTTACCGAGCTTGATGCGGCTATAGGCGACGCCGACCACGGCATCAACTTAAATCGCGGTTTCCGTAAAGTTATGGATAAGCTGCCGTCTGTTGAAGACAAAGACTGCGGAACAATTCTTAAAACGGTAGGAATGACACTTATGTCCAGTGTAGGTGGAGCAAGCGGTCTGCTTTATGGCACTTTCTGGATGAAGGGCGGGATGGCTCTGGCAGGGAAAGAAGAATTGAATTCAGCTGAGTTTGAAGAATTTATTGAGACCGGGGTGGCTGGTGTTTTACAGCGCGGCAGGGCTGAACTGGGCGACAAAACCATGTATGATGTCTGGGCTCCTGTCCTGGAAGAAATTAAAAAGCTTTCAGATGAAGGTAAAGATGTTGCCGAAATACTGGATGCCGTGATTCCGGTAGGGGAAAAAGCTTTAGAGGGAACTATTCCCATGCAGGCCAAAAAAGGCCGCGCCAGTTATCTTGGTGAACGTTCGATCGGTCATCAGGACCCCGGTGCAACTTCCTCAGTTTATATGCTTGAGGCCCTGAAAGACGTTTTACAGTAGATTTTTTAATTATTCTGAACATGGCGTTTTTGAATATATCTGGAGTTTAGAATGGTCGGATTAGTTGTTGTTTCTCATAGCCGCAAGCTTGCGGAAGGCGTTCTGGAACTTGCTGAACAGATGACCAGAGGGGCTGTCGCTATGGAAGCCGCAGGCGGAATTGATGATGAGGAAAATCCCATCGGAACTGATCCTATGAGCGTGATGACAGCCATAGAATCTGTCGGTTCCAGAACAGAAGATCCTATACTGGTTATTATGGATCTCGGCAGTGCCTTGATGAGTGCGGAGGCTGCTCTTGATTTCATATCCGATGATCTTAAAGCAAGGGTTAGGCTTTGTTCTGCTCCTGTTGTTGAGGGAACTCTTGCTGCTGCGGTCCTTGCTGCCGGAGGATCGTCAATTGATGATGTCATTTCCGAAGCTGTTTCCGCCCTTGATGCGAAGATAGCCCAGCTTGCTCCTCTTACCGGTGAAGAAGTCCGGCCGCAAAATTCTGTGCAGGATACGGATGATTCCGGTGAATCACTGGAGCTTGAACTGATTATCCGCAACAAACTTGGTCTGCATGCCCGCCCCGCAGCCAACCTTGCTTCAGCAGCCGGAAAATTCAAATCCATAATTATGATCAGCAAAGGTGATAAAACTGTTTCTGCTAAAAGCTTTAATCAGGTTGCGCTGCTTGCTGTAAAAAATAGTGATACCGTTAAATTTACTGTGAGCGGGGCTGACGCTGAAGAAGCTGTGACGGCCTTACAGAAGCTGTATGATGATAATTTCGGAGAGCGTGATGAAGATGTTGATAATTCATCCCATGATGTTGTTGTTACCCAAAGCTTAGAAGATGGAGTTCTTGCCGGAATACCGGCCTCTGAAGGTTACGCCGTAGGAAAAGTCTTTGTATATAGAACCGTGCTGCCAGAGGTCGAGCGCTTTGAAATAAGTGAAACCGGGCAGGAAATTGCAAAATTGGATCAGGCAATTTCCTCCGCAGTAGTTGAAATCAGCGAATTAGAGGAACAGACTGAGAAAAAATCAGGTAAAGGCGAAGCTGCTATCTTCGGTGTTCATAAACTGATGCTTGAAGACAATGAAATGCGTGATAAAGCAGTTGAACTCATCACAAGTGAACACATCAACTCTGAATATGCATGGTTTCAGGTGATGGATTCAATGGCTGCAAGCTACCGTGAACTTGATGATGCCCTTATGCAGGCCAGAGCTTCGGATATAATTGATGCCGGAGGCCGGGTTCTGCGTATTATGACTGGTGACGGTGGTGCTGCTCAAGGTCCTGATGAACCCTCAATTATTTTTGCACACGAGCTTGCTCCCTCTGATGTTGCGGGATTCAATCCTGAAATGGTTCTTGGAATAGTTACCGAGATAGGTGGAACAACTTCGCACGCAGCTATTTTATCCCGTTCTTTCGGTATCCCCGCAGTGATAGGAACCGGAAGCGTGGTAGACGGGCTTTCTGATGGCGGTGTTGCTGTTGTGGATGGTTTTTCCGGGAAAGTGTATCTGGAGCCGGATTCAGCACTGCAAAATGATTTTACTGAAAAAATGAATAAGTGGCTTGATGAGCGGGCGGAGATCAAGGCGAGAAGCGAAGCTCCAGCCATCACTTCCGATGGTGTTCCCATAGCGGTCATGGCTAACATTGCTAAGCAGGCCGATGCCGTTGCTGCTCTTGAATACGGAGCTGAAGGTGTAGGCCTTTTCAGAACGGAATTTCTTTTTCAGGACAGAGACTCCGCACCTGATGAAGAAGAACAGTTTAAAGCCTACTGCGAAGCTGCTCAGGCTATGCAAGGTAATCCCATTATTATCCGCACTCTGGATATTGGTGGTGATAAACCTGTCAAATATCTTGATATGCCGGTTGAGGATAATCCTTTTCTTGGTGAGCGGGGGGTCCGCTTCTGCATGGCAAGGCCTGAACTTTTTAAAACACAGCTCCGGGCTTTGATCAGGGCTGCTGCTGAACATAATATCTGGATCATGTATCCGATGATCTCCGGTGTTGCCGAACTTGCCGAAGTTAAATCCTTTCAGGCAGAGGTACACAGTGAACTTAAAAGTGAAGGAGTCGTTGTCCCTGAAACAGTAAAAACGGGGATTATGATTGAAGTTCCTTCAGCCGTTGCCGAGGCTGATAAACTCAGCTCAATATGCGACTTTTTCAGTATCGGAACCAATGATCTGACTCAGTATGTCATGGCTGCTGACCGTGGAAACAGTTCTGTCTCCAAAATTGGTGACAGCCTGAATCCTGCTGTACTTAAAATGATTAAAATGACCTGTGCAGCAGCAGAAAAAGCCGGTATTGAAGTCGGCATGTGCGGTGAGCTGGCCGGAAACAGTCTGGCTACACCGTTGCTGCTTGGATTGGGGCTTAATGAACTCAGCATGAGTGCTCCGGCTGTGCCGGCTGTCAAAGAGGCCGTTAGAAAAGCCGCCCTT includes:
- a CDS encoding methylglyoxal synthase, with product MDRIKNIAVVAHDNCKNELLDFIDCNRETIIKHNLVATGTTGRLVENLLSADNCEGEECKKVLRLKSGPLGGDQQLGALISDGKVDVLFFFWDPMEPQPHDVDVKALLRLAVLYNIPTASNRSSAEFLISSPYFDKGFEIKKGRFFEYANRKMQK
- the dhaK gene encoding dihydroxyacetone kinase subunit DhaK; translation: MKKLINNVDDVVKEQLEGMEIAHPELTVRYEPDFIYRSDAPVKGKVAIVSGGGSGHEPMHGGFVGKGMLDGACPGAVFTSPTPDQMYECAKAVDSGEGVLFIVKNYTGDVMNFEAASEMVAAEGIKVQNILIDDDVAVKDSLYTAGRRGVGNTVLAEKIVGAAADAGYDLEKCSDLCRKVNQNGRSFGVALTSCTVPAAGKPTFELAEDEVEMGIGIHGEPGMHRMPIKPVDELTKYAAEQIIDDPAYTRTVREWEGSDWYDKEITDAPFAEGDEVIAFVNSMGGTPLSELYIIFRELDAVCKKKGIKIVRNLIGPYITSLEMQGFSITLCKADEEILKFWDAPVKTPSLTW
- the dhaL gene encoding dihydroxyacetone kinase subunit DhaL, yielding MPISKAQLISWISKLAEVYAEKKEYLTELDAAIGDADHGINLNRGFRKVMDKLPSVEDKDCGTILKTVGMTLMSSVGGASGLLYGTFWMKGGMALAGKEELNSAEFEEFIETGVAGVLQRGRAELGDKTMYDVWAPVLEEIKKLSDEGKDVAEILDAVIPVGEKALEGTIPMQAKKGRASYLGERSIGHQDPGATSSVYMLEALKDVLQ
- the ptsP gene encoding phosphoenolpyruvate--protein phosphotransferase, whose product is MVGLVVVSHSRKLAEGVLELAEQMTRGAVAMEAAGGIDDEENPIGTDPMSVMTAIESVGSRTEDPILVIMDLGSALMSAEAALDFISDDLKARVRLCSAPVVEGTLAAAVLAAGGSSIDDVISEAVSALDAKIAQLAPLTGEEVRPQNSVQDTDDSGESLELELIIRNKLGLHARPAANLASAAGKFKSIIMISKGDKTVSAKSFNQVALLAVKNSDTVKFTVSGADAEEAVTALQKLYDDNFGERDEDVDNSSHDVVVTQSLEDGVLAGIPASEGYAVGKVFVYRTVLPEVERFEISETGQEIAKLDQAISSAVVEISELEEQTEKKSGKGEAAIFGVHKLMLEDNEMRDKAVELITSEHINSEYAWFQVMDSMAASYRELDDALMQARASDIIDAGGRVLRIMTGDGGAAQGPDEPSIIFAHELAPSDVAGFNPEMVLGIVTEIGGTTSHAAILSRSFGIPAVIGTGSVVDGLSDGGVAVVDGFSGKVYLEPDSALQNDFTEKMNKWLDERAEIKARSEAPAITSDGVPIAVMANIAKQADAVAALEYGAEGVGLFRTEFLFQDRDSAPDEEEQFKAYCEAAQAMQGNPIIIRTLDIGGDKPVKYLDMPVEDNPFLGERGVRFCMARPELFKTQLRALIRAAAEHNIWIMYPMISGVAELAEVKSFQAEVHSELKSEGVVVPETVKTGIMIEVPSAVAEADKLSSICDFFSIGTNDLTQYVMAADRGNSSVSKIGDSLNPAVLKMIKMTCAAAEKAGIEVGMCGELAGNSLATPLLLGLGLNELSMSAPAVPAVKEAVRKAALADCRLIAEKALSAESGDEVRELLEK